A portion of the Gemmatimonadaceae bacterium genome contains these proteins:
- a CDS encoding redoxin family protein yields MNWKRSLIAAFAAVPVILLFAWGFTRDPGEIPSPLPGHPAPQFALDVFAPGQPPLSRPVGDTVRLADLRGQVVVLNFWASWCLACRDEHAVLSATARLYAGRPVHFLGVLYNDSAAAGEAWIAEMGGQSYPSVQDPGARTAIDYGLYGVPETFFIDGSGRVAYKQLGPVTEVRLAHLVDSLIAALPPKPAAPATKSGS; encoded by the coding sequence GTGAACTGGAAACGCTCCCTCATCGCCGCGTTCGCGGCGGTTCCAGTGATCCTGCTGTTCGCGTGGGGATTCACGCGTGACCCTGGGGAGATTCCGTCACCCCTGCCCGGACACCCTGCGCCACAGTTTGCGCTCGACGTGTTCGCGCCGGGACAACCGCCGCTGAGTCGCCCCGTCGGAGACACTGTTCGCTTGGCTGACCTTCGCGGACAGGTCGTCGTGCTCAACTTCTGGGCTTCGTGGTGCCTGGCCTGCCGCGACGAACACGCGGTGCTCTCAGCGACTGCTCGCCTGTACGCGGGACGCCCGGTGCATTTTCTCGGCGTGTTGTACAACGATAGCGCGGCGGCGGGAGAGGCATGGATCGCAGAAATGGGGGGACAGAGCTATCCCTCGGTGCAAGACCCTGGCGCGCGCACGGCAATCGACTACGGCCTCTACGGCGTACCAGAGACTTTTTTCATCGACGGCAGCGGCCGCGTGGCCTACAAACAACTCGGCCCCGTGACTGAAGTGCGTCTCGCACACCTCGTGGATTCGCTGATCGCGGCGCTCCCCCCGAAGCCGGCAGCCCCCGCAACGAAGAGTGGATCGTGA
- a CDS encoding cytochrome c-type biogenesis protein CcmH: protein MKRNTLLISAALLAAISGRASAQAAGASAAPVAQQAAADPVLEARTNAVAAQLRCPVCQGVSIQDSPAELAQQMRGLVREQLRTGKSPDEVKAYFVSKYGEWILLQPRASGFNLLVYALPVLAVLGGLAVIVVAMRRWTKPPETPST from the coding sequence GTGAAGCGCAACACGTTGCTCATATCCGCGGCGCTGCTCGCGGCGATTTCCGGTCGCGCCAGCGCACAAGCCGCCGGAGCAAGCGCAGCCCCGGTCGCTCAGCAGGCGGCGGCCGACCCCGTCCTCGAGGCCAGGACAAACGCGGTGGCTGCGCAGTTGCGTTGCCCGGTTTGCCAGGGAGTCTCCATCCAGGATTCGCCGGCCGAACTCGCCCAGCAGATGCGCGGCTTGGTTCGGGAGCAGCTCCGCACCGGCAAGAGTCCCGACGAGGTCAAGGCCTACTTCGTGTCCAAGTACGGCGAGTGGATTCTCCTCCAGCCACGCGCGTCAGGGTTCAACCTCCTGGTCTATGCGCTCCCAGTGCTGGCGGTCCTTGGCGGACTCGCCGTGATAGTCGTAGCGATGCGGCGTTGGACCAAACCCCCGGAAACCCCGTCGACCTGA